From the Sphingomonas suaedae genome, one window contains:
- a CDS encoding ligase-associated DNA damage response exonuclease, with the protein MTLGDWITPHPEGIHVPGPDIWVDPSQPKARAFVTHGHADHARGGHGEVWATPETLAIMEARYGPQTGRPVAYGETIRMGPEDNGVEIGFVPAGHVLGSAQIVLDHRGERIVVSGDYKRRPDPTCEPFRPVKCDVFVTEATFGLPVFRHPETTDEIDKLLSALRAEPERCVLVGAYALGKAQRVIAELRGMGFDDPIYIHGALQRLCDLYVAHGVALGELRPATGVPKKELQGRIVLCPPGALNDRWSRRLPDPVTAMASGWMTVRQRARQRNVELPLILSDHADWDELTTTLREIAPKEVWVTHGREDALVHWCRNHQIKARALELSGYEDEDD; encoded by the coding sequence ATGACATTGGGCGACTGGATCACCCCGCACCCCGAAGGCATCCATGTCCCCGGCCCGGACATCTGGGTCGACCCGTCGCAACCCAAGGCCCGCGCGTTCGTGACGCATGGCCATGCCGATCACGCGCGCGGCGGGCATGGCGAAGTATGGGCGACGCCCGAGACGCTTGCGATCATGGAGGCGCGCTACGGTCCCCAGACCGGACGCCCGGTCGCCTATGGCGAAACGATCCGCATGGGCCCAGAGGACAATGGCGTCGAGATCGGCTTCGTCCCCGCCGGCCATGTGCTGGGCTCTGCACAGATCGTGCTCGATCATCGCGGCGAGCGGATCGTTGTGTCGGGCGATTACAAGCGTCGCCCCGACCCGACCTGCGAGCCCTTTCGTCCGGTCAAATGCGATGTGTTCGTGACCGAGGCGACCTTCGGCCTCCCCGTCTTTCGCCACCCCGAGACCACCGACGAAATCGACAAATTGCTCTCTGCCCTGCGCGCCGAGCCGGAACGCTGCGTGCTGGTCGGCGCCTATGCGCTGGGCAAGGCGCAGCGGGTGATCGCGGAACTGCGCGGCATGGGATTCGACGATCCGATCTACATCCATGGCGCACTGCAACGCCTGTGCGACCTTTATGTCGCGCATGGCGTCGCGCTGGGCGAACTACGCCCCGCCACCGGCGTGCCGAAAAAGGAACTGCAGGGCCGCATCGTGCTGTGCCCGCCCGGCGCGCTCAACGATCGTTGGTCGCGCCGCCTGCCCGATCCGGTCACCGCCATGGCGAGCGGCTGGATGACCGTCCGCCAGCGGGCGCGCCAACGCAATGTCGAGCTACCGCTGATCCTCTCCGACCATGCCGATTGGGACGAACTCACCACGACGCTGCGCGAGATCGCACCGAAAGAGGTGTGGGTGACGCACGGGCGCGAGGACGCGCTGGTCCATTGGTGCCGCAATCACCAGATCAAGGCGCGCGCACTCGAACTTTCGGGCTATGAGGACGAGGATGACTGA
- a CDS encoding NAD-dependent deacylase has product MTDIRHIVILTGAGVSAESGVATFRGPGGLWEGHRVEDVCTPQALAHDPDLVHRFYDKRRANLASVEPNAAHRALARLDAEWPGELLLVTQNVDDLHDRAGSKRLVHMHGELKSALCALCGVQTEWADPLPPGTPCPSCDAPALRPDIVFFGEMPYHMEAIDAALARADLFVSIGTSGAVYPAAGFVRTAHYHGADTLELNLERSEGSAWFGESRLGPAGTLVPDWVESLLA; this is encoded by the coding sequence ATGACTGACATCCGCCATATCGTGATCCTCACCGGCGCCGGCGTCTCCGCCGAGAGCGGCGTCGCCACCTTTCGCGGCCCCGGCGGGCTGTGGGAGGGGCATCGCGTCGAGGATGTCTGCACGCCGCAAGCGCTCGCCCACGATCCGGACCTTGTCCACCGCTTCTACGACAAACGCCGCGCCAATCTGGCGAGCGTCGAACCCAATGCGGCACACCGCGCGCTCGCCCGGCTCGACGCGGAATGGCCGGGCGAGCTGCTGCTGGTCACGCAGAATGTCGACGACCTGCACGATCGCGCCGGATCGAAGCGGCTGGTGCACATGCATGGCGAGCTCAAGTCCGCACTCTGCGCCCTGTGCGGCGTCCAGACCGAATGGGCCGACCCGCTGCCTCCCGGCACGCCCTGCCCGTCCTGCGACGCCCCCGCGCTGCGCCCCGACATCGTGTTCTTCGGCGAGATGCCCTATCATATGGAGGCGATCGACGCCGCGCTCGCCCGCGCCGACCTGTTCGTCTCGATCGGCACCTCGGGCGCGGTCTATCCCGCCGCGGGCTTCGTGCGCACCGCGCACTACCACGGCGCCGACACGCTCGAACTCAATCTAGAGCGGTCGGAAGGCAGCGCCTGGTTCGGTGAAAGCCGCCTCGGTCCTGCCGGGACGCTGGTGCCCGACTGGGTCGAGTCGCTGCTGGCCTAG
- the era gene encoding GTPase Era, whose protein sequence is MEGQKCGLVAVVGAPNAGKSTLVNALVGQKVAIVSPKAQTTRARLMGIAIEGDAQLLLVDTPGIFDPARRLDRAMVAAAWEGTSGADLIALVVDGKGGIGPKVRAVVESLKDRREKKLLILNKVDIADKPRLLGHAATLNDLAAFDETFFVSATTGDGVAELKAALAAQMPEGPWHFPADQVSDATDRMLAAEITREQLYHLLHAELPYATAVETERYTERDDGSVEIYQQILVGRTTQRAIVLGKGGSMIREIGARARAQLKILLGVEVHLYLHVKVRPDWEEDRSLYREIGLDWVD, encoded by the coding sequence ATCGAAGGACAGAAATGCGGCCTGGTCGCCGTCGTTGGCGCCCCCAATGCGGGCAAGTCGACGCTGGTCAATGCGCTGGTGGGGCAGAAGGTGGCGATCGTCAGCCCCAAGGCGCAGACGACGCGCGCGCGGTTGATGGGAATCGCGATCGAGGGCGATGCGCAGCTGTTGCTGGTCGACACGCCCGGCATCTTCGATCCCGCGCGTCGGCTGGACCGCGCGATGGTCGCGGCGGCGTGGGAAGGGACGAGCGGGGCGGACCTGATCGCGCTGGTCGTTGACGGCAAGGGCGGGATCGGGCCGAAGGTGCGCGCGGTGGTCGAGAGCCTCAAGGACCGGCGCGAGAAGAAGCTCCTGATCCTCAACAAGGTCGATATCGCCGACAAGCCGCGCCTGCTGGGCCATGCCGCGACGCTCAACGACCTGGCTGCGTTCGACGAGACCTTCTTCGTGTCGGCAACGACCGGTGACGGGGTGGCGGAACTGAAGGCGGCGCTGGCCGCGCAGATGCCCGAGGGGCCATGGCATTTCCCCGCCGATCAGGTGTCAGACGCGACCGACCGGATGCTGGCAGCCGAGATTACGCGCGAGCAACTCTATCACCTGCTCCACGCCGAACTGCCCTATGCCACTGCGGTCGAGACCGAACGCTATACCGAGCGCGACGACGGGTCGGTCGAGATCTACCAGCAGATCCTGGTCGGCCGGACCACCCAGCGCGCGATCGTGCTGGGCAAGGGCGGTTCGATGATCCGCGAGATCGGGGCGCGGGCGCGCGCCCAGCTCAAGATTTTGCTCGGCGTGGAGGTCCATCTCTATCTGCACGTCAAGGTCCGCCCCGATTGGGAGGAGGATCGCAGCCTCTATCGCGAGATCGGGCTCGACTGGGTCGACTAG
- the rnc gene encoding ribonuclease III, with the protein MSDSLPGWLTGVLGTAPGDVAMYQRALTHGSQGAVNYERLEFLGDRVLGLTLAEWLYERFPDEPEGKLSRRFNSLVTGQVCAEVAREIGVASHLRLGKQARDDGASDSDNVLGDVMEALIGAHFLAHGFAEARALVRRLWDSRIDAQAAAPKHPKSALQEWAAANNRRAPDYELIDRSGPGHAPRFRVKAVIAKLADAEGEGSSKQEAETAAAAALLERLQK; encoded by the coding sequence TTGAGTGACAGCTTGCCCGGCTGGCTGACCGGGGTTCTCGGCACGGCTCCGGGCGACGTGGCGATGTACCAGCGCGCGCTGACCCATGGCAGCCAAGGGGCGGTCAATTACGAACGGCTGGAATTTCTTGGCGACCGGGTGCTGGGGCTGACACTGGCCGAATGGCTGTATGAGCGGTTTCCCGACGAGCCGGAGGGCAAGCTGTCGCGTCGGTTCAATTCGCTGGTGACCGGGCAGGTGTGCGCGGAGGTGGCACGCGAGATCGGCGTGGCGAGCCATCTGAGGCTCGGCAAGCAGGCGCGCGACGACGGTGCGTCGGACAGCGACAATGTGCTGGGTGATGTGATGGAAGCGTTGATCGGCGCGCATTTTCTGGCGCACGGTTTCGCGGAGGCGCGCGCACTGGTGCGGCGGCTGTGGGACAGCCGGATCGATGCGCAGGCGGCGGCGCCCAAACATCCCAAATCCGCGTTGCAGGAATGGGCCGCTGCGAATAATCGGCGCGCGCCGGACTATGAACTGATCGACCGGTCCGGGCCGGGCCATGCCCCGCGCTTCCGGGTCAAGGCGGTGATCGCCAAGCTGGCGGACGCCGAGGGCGAGGGCAGCAGCAAACAGGAAGCCGAGACCGCAGCGGCGGCGGCGTTGCTGGAGCGGTTGCAGAAATAG
- the lepB gene encoding signal peptidase I, translating into MDDSASAQPAAPDTIKPRSELRDTLSFLLKLAILVFIVRSFIFAPFSIPSGSMLPRLLVGDYLFITKWNYGYSKHSLPWSVPLIPGRIFAKDPARGDVVVFKAPPGDDTDWIKRVIGLPGDTVQMRGGQLILNGQAIPKQRVADFVVPVSPNSPCDPVFTEATGEGATVCRMPRYRETLPNGKSYDVLDQGQTIADDTEVFTVPAGHVFLMGDNRDDSTDSRFPHAAGGIRYVPIENIQGKAVVSFWSTDGSASWILPWTWFSAARFERIGEGF; encoded by the coding sequence ATGGACGATTCCGCATCGGCGCAGCCCGCCGCCCCCGACACGATCAAGCCGCGCTCCGAACTGCGCGACACGCTGAGCTTCCTGCTGAAGCTCGCGATCCTGGTGTTCATCGTGCGCAGCTTCATCTTCGCGCCGTTCAGCATCCCGTCGGGGTCGATGCTGCCGCGCCTGCTGGTGGGCGACTATCTGTTCATCACCAAATGGAATTACGGCTATTCGAAGCACTCGCTGCCCTGGAGCGTGCCGCTGATTCCCGGTCGCATCTTCGCCAAGGATCCGGCGCGCGGCGACGTCGTGGTATTCAAGGCGCCGCCGGGCGACGATACCGACTGGATCAAGCGGGTGATCGGCCTGCCCGGCGATACGGTGCAGATGCGTGGCGGCCAGTTGATCCTCAACGGACAGGCGATCCCCAAGCAGCGGGTCGCCGATTTCGTCGTTCCGGTCAGCCCCAACAGCCCGTGCGATCCGGTCTTCACCGAGGCGACCGGCGAGGGCGCGACGGTGTGCCGGATGCCGCGCTATCGCGAGACGCTCCCCAATGGGAAAAGCTATGACGTGCTCGACCAGGGGCAGACGATCGCCGACGATACCGAGGTGTTCACGGTACCCGCAGGCCATGTCTTCCTGATGGGCGACAATCGCGACGATTCGACCGACAGCCGCTTCCCCCATGCCGCAGGCGGCATCCGCTATGTCCCGATCGAGAATATTCAGGGCAAGGCGGTGGTCAGCTTCTGGTCGACCGATGGCAGCGCCAGCTGGATTCTGCCCTGGACCTGGTTCAGCGCGGCGCGGTTCGAACGGATCGGGGAAGGCTTTTGA
- the pgi gene encoding glucose-6-phosphate isomerase, translating into MATPDWSAIESLPRTPLRDLFAADADRLSMLSTDVAGIHFDFSKTHLDGAALDAFAALAKSADFAAKREALFAGEPVNVTEGRAAEHTAERGEGAEDSVARAAAYHGRMRGLIDAIEGEALGPIRHILHIGIGGSALGPELLIDALGREMDRYDVAIVSNIDGCALEEAIASFDPHATLIAVASKTFTTTETLLNATSALDWMREHGVEDPYGRVIALTAAPDKAIDWGVDETRILPFAESVGGRYSLWSSIGFPAAIALGWDAFEELLDGAAEMDRHFRLTDLRSNAPVLAAFADLYYTQNRGCETRGVFAYDERLRLLPSYLQQLEMESNGKSVTADGQPVGRATAPITWGGVGTDAQHAVFQLLHQGTHLIPLEFLAVIEGGDTLAEDHHRALLLNCFAQGAALMAGRANDDPARAYAGDRPSMTLLLDELDPRTLGALIAFYEHRTFVSAALLGINPFDQFGVELGKEMAKAAERGGQDFDPSTDDLIRRAFG; encoded by the coding sequence ATGGCGACCCCCGACTGGAGCGCGATCGAATCGCTGCCCCGTACCCCGCTCAGAGACCTGTTCGCCGCCGACGCCGATCGGCTCTCGATGCTCAGCACCGATGTCGCGGGTATCCATTTCGACTTTTCCAAGACGCATCTCGACGGTGCCGCGCTCGACGCCTTTGCCGCGCTCGCCAAATCGGCGGACTTCGCCGCAAAGCGCGAGGCGCTGTTCGCGGGCGAGCCGGTCAACGTGACCGAGGGCCGCGCCGCCGAGCACACCGCCGAACGCGGCGAGGGTGCCGAGGACAGCGTCGCCCGCGCCGCCGCCTATCACGGCCGTATGCGCGGCCTGATCGACGCGATCGAAGGCGAGGCGCTGGGGCCGATCCGCCACATCCTGCACATCGGCATCGGCGGATCGGCGCTCGGCCCCGAGCTGCTGATCGACGCACTCGGGCGCGAGATGGACCGTTATGACGTCGCCATCGTCTCGAACATCGACGGCTGCGCGCTGGAGGAGGCGATCGCCAGCTTCGACCCCCACGCCACGCTGATCGCGGTCGCGTCGAAAACCTTCACCACCACCGAAACGCTGCTCAACGCCACGAGCGCGCTCGACTGGATGCGCGAACACGGGGTCGAGGATCCCTATGGCCGCGTGATCGCGCTCACCGCTGCGCCGGACAAGGCGATCGACTGGGGCGTCGACGAAACCCGCATCCTGCCTTTCGCCGAGTCGGTCGGCGGGCGCTATTCCTTGTGGTCGTCGATCGGCTTCCCCGCCGCGATCGCCTTGGGCTGGGACGCGTTCGAGGAACTGCTCGACGGCGCGGCGGAGATGGACCGCCATTTCCGCCTGACCGATCTGCGCAGCAACGCGCCGGTCCTCGCCGCCTTCGCCGACCTCTATTACACCCAGAATCGCGGCTGCGAGACGCGCGGCGTGTTCGCCTATGACGAGCGCCTGCGCCTGCTCCCGTCTTACCTCCAGCAGCTCGAGATGGAATCGAACGGCAAGTCAGTCACGGCGGACGGCCAGCCGGTCGGCCGCGCCACCGCGCCGATCACCTGGGGCGGCGTCGGCACCGACGCGCAGCACGCGGTGTTTCAGCTGCTGCATCAGGGCACTCACCTGATCCCGCTCGAATTCCTCGCCGTGATCGAGGGCGGCGACACGCTGGCCGAGGATCACCACCGCGCGCTGCTGCTCAACTGCTTTGCACAGGGTGCCGCGCTGATGGCCGGCCGCGCCAATGACGACCCCGCCCGCGCCTATGCCGGCGACCGCCCGTCGATGACGCTGCTGCTCGACGAACTCGACCCGCGCACCTTGGGCGCGCTGATCGCTTTCTACGAGCACCGCACCTTCGTCAGCGCGGCGTTGCTCGGCATCAACCCGTTCGACCAGTTCGGCGTCGAACTCGGCAAGGAAATGGCCAAGGCCGCCGAGCGCGGCGGGCAGGATTTCGACCCTTCGACCGACGATTTGATCCGGAGAGCCTTTGGGTGA
- a CDS encoding alkylphosphonate utilization protein encodes MSDEDYVYDEASGEWVPASQLSAAPTEDVVEVRDSVGNLLADGDQVTLIKDLTVKGAGQTLKRGTLIKSIRLTGDAQEIDCKFDGIKGLVLRAEFVRKR; translated from the coding sequence ATGAGCGACGAAGACTATGTCTATGACGAGGCCAGCGGCGAATGGGTCCCCGCCTCGCAGCTGTCCGCCGCTCCGACTGAAGATGTGGTGGAGGTTCGCGACTCGGTCGGCAACCTCCTCGCGGACGGCGATCAGGTCACGCTGATCAAGGACCTGACCGTCAAAGGCGCCGGCCAGACCCTCAAGCGCGGCACCCTGATCAAATCGATCCGCCTCACCGGCGACGCGCAAGAGATCGACTGCAAGTTCGACGGCATCAAAGGCCTCGTCCTGCGCGCCGAATTCGTCCGCAAACGCTAA
- the gorA gene encoding glutathione-disulfide reductase — translation MADYDYDLFVIGAGSGGVRASRVAAAHGARVAIAEEYRVGGTCVIRGCVPKKLLVYGAHFAEDLKDARRFGWNVPDCDFDWAVLRDNVLSEVDRLNGAYTNTLDSHGVEIVHERATVSGPNEVTLASGRTISAGKILIAVGARPHVPPCPGHEHGITSNEVFHLDHLPKRVLIAGAGYIANEFAGIFNEFGSKVTLINRSDVILRGYDEQIRDRLLQISMTKGIDFRFHAEFRGIEKQDDGALKVSMTEHDDMEVDCVLFATGRVPNTEGLGLAEAGVELDSKGAVVVADDNQSSVESIYAVGDVTNRVQLTPVAIREGQAFADTVFGGKPTKVDYGCIPAAVFSHPPIAGVGMTEGQAKQKYGAVKVYTSDFRAMKNVLANRNERALYKMICEPNSGKVLGLHMIGPDAPEILQAAAVAVKAGLTKDDFDQTVALHPSMAEELVLMK, via the coding sequence ATGGCCGATTACGACTACGACCTCTTCGTCATCGGCGCAGGCTCCGGCGGCGTCCGCGCCAGCCGCGTCGCCGCCGCGCACGGTGCGAGGGTCGCGATCGCCGAGGAATATCGCGTCGGCGGCACCTGCGTCATCCGCGGCTGCGTGCCCAAGAAGCTGCTCGTCTATGGCGCGCATTTCGCCGAGGATCTCAAGGACGCGCGCCGCTTCGGCTGGAACGTCCCGGATTGCGACTTCGACTGGGCGGTGCTGCGCGACAACGTCCTGTCGGAGGTCGACCGGCTCAACGGCGCCTATACCAACACGCTCGACAGCCACGGGGTCGAGATCGTCCACGAACGCGCCACCGTCTCCGGCCCTAATGAGGTCACGCTCGCCAGCGGCCGCACGATCAGCGCGGGCAAGATCCTGATCGCCGTCGGCGCCCGCCCGCACGTGCCGCCCTGCCCGGGCCATGAACATGGCATCACTTCAAACGAGGTGTTCCACCTCGATCACCTGCCCAAGCGCGTGCTGATCGCCGGCGCGGGCTATATCGCCAACGAATTCGCCGGCATCTTCAACGAATTCGGCAGCAAGGTGACGCTGATCAACCGCTCAGATGTCATCCTGCGCGGCTATGACGAACAAATCCGCGACCGGCTGCTGCAGATTTCGATGACCAAGGGCATCGATTTCCGCTTCCACGCCGAATTCCGCGGGATCGAGAAGCAGGACGACGGCGCCCTCAAGGTCAGCATGACCGAGCATGACGATATGGAGGTCGACTGCGTCCTCTTCGCCACCGGCCGCGTCCCCAACACCGAGGGCCTGGGCCTCGCCGAAGCCGGGGTCGAACTGGACTCCAAGGGCGCGGTCGTGGTCGCCGACGACAACCAGTCGTCGGTCGAGTCGATCTACGCGGTCGGCGACGTCACCAACCGCGTCCAGCTCACCCCCGTCGCGATCCGCGAGGGGCAGGCGTTCGCCGACACCGTCTTCGGTGGCAAACCCACCAAGGTGGACTATGGCTGCATCCCCGCCGCGGTGTTCAGCCATCCGCCGATCGCGGGCGTCGGCATGACCGAAGGACAGGCGAAGCAGAAATACGGCGCGGTCAAGGTCTACACCTCGGACTTCCGCGCGATGAAGAATGTGCTGGCCAACCGCAACGAACGCGCGCTCTACAAGATGATCTGCGAGCCCAATTCGGGCAAGGTCCTCGGCCTCCACATGATCGGCCCCGACGCCCCGGAAATCCTCCAGGCAGCGGCAGTGGCGGTCAAGGCGGGCCTGACCAAGGACGATTTCGACCAGACCGTCGCGCTGCACCCGAGCATGGCGGAAGAGCTTGTGTTGATGAAGTGA
- a CDS encoding dicarboxylate/amino acid:cation symporter, whose amino-acid sequence MSQATRIFLSLILGLAAGVIAAAFVPQRALVAADWVQPLGTMWLHALQMTIVPLVVSLLITGIAATAEAARASRLAGRAFITFIILLWVSSALGGALTLGLLSAFPLGADLADALREALGSAPPTGEVPPFSAFLVALVPSNPLASAVNDAFLPMILFTTIFAFAITRLPVEERERLTGFFRAIGNAMLVVINWVLWLGPIGVGALAYVVGARAGTSAFGALLHYVAIVSAVGVVLWMLAVPFAWIFARVSPARFVRAILPSQSVAASTQSSLASLPAMLRGTEALGVPVARAGVVLPLAVALFRWTGPAMNFAVAIYVAHWFGIELTMGQIAAGWAAAAITTMGAVGLPGTISFVSSIAPIAIAMGVPIAPLGLLVAVETIPDIFRTVGNVAMDVGATRAIAGEGEEDSAADALLREGA is encoded by the coding sequence ATGTCGCAAGCAACCCGTATCTTTCTGTCGCTGATTCTGGGACTTGCGGCGGGCGTCATCGCCGCCGCCTTCGTGCCGCAACGCGCGCTGGTCGCCGCCGATTGGGTCCAGCCGCTCGGCACGATGTGGCTGCACGCGTTGCAGATGACGATCGTGCCTTTGGTCGTCTCGCTGCTGATCACCGGTATCGCCGCGACGGCGGAGGCCGCGCGGGCGAGTCGGCTGGCGGGGCGGGCATTCATCACTTTCATCATCCTGCTCTGGGTCTCTTCGGCGCTCGGCGGGGCACTGACCCTGGGATTGCTTTCTGCCTTTCCGCTCGGCGCCGACCTGGCCGATGCGCTGCGCGAGGCGCTGGGTAGTGCGCCACCCACGGGCGAGGTGCCGCCTTTTTCCGCCTTCCTCGTCGCATTGGTGCCGTCCAACCCGCTCGCATCGGCGGTCAACGACGCCTTTCTGCCGATGATCCTGTTCACCACCATCTTCGCCTTTGCGATCACACGGCTCCCGGTCGAGGAGCGCGAGCGTCTCACCGGATTCTTCCGGGCGATCGGCAATGCGATGCTGGTCGTCATCAACTGGGTTTTGTGGCTCGGGCCGATCGGTGTCGGCGCGCTCGCCTATGTCGTCGGCGCGCGGGCGGGGACATCGGCGTTCGGGGCTCTGCTCCATTATGTCGCCATCGTGAGCGCGGTGGGCGTGGTGCTGTGGATGCTCGCGGTGCCATTCGCCTGGATATTCGCACGGGTATCGCCCGCGCGGTTCGTGCGCGCGATCCTGCCCTCGCAATCGGTGGCGGCATCGACCCAGTCGTCGCTCGCCAGCCTGCCCGCGATGCTGCGCGGGACTGAGGCGCTGGGCGTACCGGTGGCGCGCGCGGGCGTGGTGCTGCCCCTCGCGGTCGCGCTGTTCCGTTGGACCGGGCCAGCGATGAACTTCGCCGTGGCGATCTATGTCGCGCATTGGTTCGGGATCGAGCTGACGATGGGACAGATCGCCGCGGGCTGGGCGGCGGCGGCGATCACGACGATGGGCGCGGTGGGGCTGCCCGGGACGATCAGCTTCGTATCGTCGATCGCGCCGATCGCGATCGCGATGGGGGTGCCGATCGCGCCGCTTGGGCTGCTGGTCGCGGTCGAGACGATCCCCGACATCTTCCGCACCGTGGGCAATGTCGCGATGGACGTCGGCGCAACGCGCGCGATCGCGGGCGAGGGCGAGGAGGACAGCGCGGCGGACGCGTTGCTACGCGAGGGGGCGTAA
- the glmM gene encoding phosphoglucosamine mutase, with amino-acid sequence MARKYFGTDGIRGRTNVGAMTAAMAMKVGMAAGAHFLRGDHKHRVVIGKDTRLSGYMIENALVAGFTSVGMDVTLVGPMPTPGVAMLTHSMRADLGVMISASHNPYADNGIKLFGPDGYKLSDADEAAIEALIDGEVDLVPAPEIGRVKRIEDARGRYIHFAKSTFPSDLRLDGLKIVVDCANGAAYQVAPSALWELGAEVVAIGVTPNGKNINDQVGSTAPLTLCETVVASGAHIGIALDGDADRLIVADEKGEIVDGDQLMAAIAGGWARQGRLAGGGLVATVMSNLGLERHLAAQGLGLVRTKVGDRHVLEKMRSSGYNVGGEQSGHIILSDYATTGDGLIAALQVLAEIVRADAPASEVLHRFDPLPQLLKNVRFSGGKPLENAAVKDVIAAAEAELEGMGRLVIRPSGTEPVIRVMAEGEDMGQVETVVNRICDAVRKAAA; translated from the coding sequence ATGGCAAGAAAATATTTCGGCACCGACGGGATTCGCGGTCGCACCAATGTCGGCGCGATGACCGCGGCGATGGCGATGAAGGTCGGCATGGCGGCGGGCGCGCATTTTCTGCGCGGCGATCACAAGCATCGTGTGGTGATCGGCAAGGACACCCGCCTGTCGGGCTATATGATCGAAAACGCGCTGGTCGCGGGCTTCACCAGCGTCGGCATGGACGTGACCCTGGTTGGGCCGATGCCGACACCGGGCGTGGCGATGCTGACCCATTCGATGCGCGCGGACCTGGGCGTGATGATCTCCGCCAGCCACAATCCCTATGCCGATAATGGCATCAAGCTGTTCGGACCGGACGGGTACAAACTCTCCGATGCCGACGAAGCCGCGATCGAAGCACTGATAGACGGTGAGGTCGATCTCGTCCCCGCGCCCGAGATCGGACGGGTCAAGCGGATCGAGGATGCGCGTGGCCGCTACATCCACTTCGCCAAATCGACCTTTCCGTCCGATCTTCGCCTCGACGGGCTGAAAATCGTCGTCGATTGCGCCAACGGCGCCGCTTATCAGGTCGCACCCTCGGCGCTTTGGGAGCTGGGGGCGGAAGTCGTCGCAATCGGCGTCACCCCCAACGGCAAAAACATCAACGATCAGGTCGGCTCCACCGCACCCCTCACCTTGTGCGAGACGGTGGTCGCATCGGGTGCCCATATCGGCATCGCTCTCGACGGCGATGCCGACCGTCTGATCGTGGCCGATGAAAAAGGCGAAATCGTCGATGGCGATCAGCTGATGGCGGCGATCGCGGGAGGCTGGGCGCGACAGGGGCGGCTGGCAGGCGGTGGGCTGGTCGCAACCGTCATGTCCAATCTCGGCCTGGAACGGCATCTCGCGGCGCAGGGTCTGGGCCTGGTCCGGACCAAGGTGGGCGACCGCCATGTGCTCGAAAAGATGCGCAGCTCGGGCTATAATGTCGGTGGCGAGCAATCGGGACACATCATCCTGTCCGACTATGCCACCACCGGTGACGGCCTGATCGCTGCGCTTCAGGTGCTCGCCGAAATTGTCCGCGCGGACGCCCCGGCGAGTGAGGTACTGCACCGGTTCGATCCGCTTCCCCAATTGCTCAAAAATGTCCGTTTCTCGGGCGGCAAGCCGCTGGAGAATGCGGCGGTCAAGGACGTCATTGCCGCGGCGGAGGCGGAGCTCGAAGGCATGGGCCGCCTCGTCATCCGTCCCTCGGGCACCGAACCGGTGATTCGCGTCATGGCCGAGGGCGAGGATATGGGCCAGGTCGAAACGGTGGTGAACCGCATCTGCGACGCGGTGCGAAAGGCCGCGGCATGA
- a CDS encoding 2OG-Fe(II) oxygenase: MEWRPYATLDLGERGLLPAGWTDAVAALAARPERKTVIASPAWSFAIVEGDQVRAHLGWLWTLYHGPLRTFAARAVGYPLFANNRLTSAMTLNILSGAGATNEWHRDSNAVTGVFYAHVGEGGGDLAFRDDAGRIARLVPITGLFVCFEGAIDHRVEPLGDAGPRLAIAMVYHRSPIDQPRAFGRDIYMLDG; the protein is encoded by the coding sequence ATGGAGTGGCGCCCCTATGCGACGCTCGACCTTGGCGAGCGGGGCCTGCTTCCCGCTGGCTGGACCGATGCCGTCGCCGCGCTCGCCGCGCGTCCGGAGCGAAAGACGGTCATCGCCTCCCCCGCATGGTCCTTCGCGATCGTCGAGGGGGATCAGGTCCGCGCGCATCTCGGCTGGCTCTGGACTCTCTATCACGGTCCGCTGCGTACGTTCGCGGCCCGTGCCGTGGGCTATCCGCTCTTCGCCAACAACCGGCTGACTTCGGCAATGACGCTCAACATCCTGTCGGGCGCCGGGGCGACCAATGAATGGCACCGCGATTCGAACGCGGTGACCGGAGTCTTCTACGCACATGTCGGTGAAGGCGGCGGCGACCTCGCCTTTCGCGATGACGCGGGCCGCATCGCTCGCCTTGTCCCAATTACCGGTCTGTTCGTGTGTTTCGAGGGCGCGATCGACCATCGCGTCGAGCCGCTGGGCGATGCGGGTCCGCGACTGGCCATTGCCATGGTCTATCACCGTAGCCCGATCGATCAGCCCCGCGCGTTCGGCCGCGACATCTACATGCTCGACGGCTGA